The Chitinophaga niabensis genome segment AAAGCTGGGCGCTTTTGCCACGCCTATTGCTTTCAAACTGCGACTGCCCATTAAAGGCATCATCAAAAGCACCATCTTTAACCAGTTTTGCGGTGGGGAAACACTGGATGAAGCCGTACGGGCAGCAGAAGAATTGGGGAAATTTGGCGTAGGTGTAGTGTTGGATTACAGTGTAGAAGCTGTGGAAGGAGAGGAGAATTACGATAATGCCGTTCCGGAGTTCTTAAGGGCCATCCAGTATGCAACCGGTAAAAAGCATATTCCATTTATAGCCATAAAAGTAACGGGTTTTGCACGTTTCGGCCTGCTGGAAAAGATCCATGCAGGAGGAACACTAACTGCAGAAGAGCAGGCAGAGTTCAAACGGGTGCATGATCGTATCCATACCATCTCTGCCGCTGCCGCCAAAGGAAAAGTAGGTTTGCTGATAGATGCGGAAGAATCCTGGGTACAACAACCGGTAGATGATCTCGCAGATGAAATGATGAGCCTGTTCAACAAAGAACAGGTGATCGTGTACAACACCTTTCAACTCTATCGCCATGACAGATTAGAATTCCTGCAGGCTTCCTATGATAAGGCCAAAGCGGCAGGCTACCTGCTGGGTGCCAAACTGGTACGCGGCGCTTACATGGAAAAAGAACGCAAACGCGCAGAGGAGGAAGCATACCCTTCACCAATTCAACCCAATAAAGCAGCAGCTGACCAGGATTATGATACGGCCATCCGTTTCTGCCTGGACCGCCTGAACGATCTGGGCCTTTTTATCGGAACGCACAACGAAGACAGCTGCATGTTGGCTGCACAATTGCTCCATGAAAAAGGTATCGCGCACAAT includes the following:
- a CDS encoding proline dehydrogenase family protein produces the protein MEKQLSLSFENTAIAFEHMSNGALKRANFLFSNIGKPWLVKLGAFATPIAFKLRLPIKGIIKSTIFNQFCGGETLDEAVRAAEELGKFGVGVVLDYSVEAVEGEENYDNAVPEFLRAIQYATGKKHIPFIAIKVTGFARFGLLEKIHAGGTLTAEEQAEFKRVHDRIHTISAAAAKGKVGLLIDAEESWVQQPVDDLADEMMSLFNKEQVIVYNTFQLYRHDRLEFLQASYDKAKAAGYLLGAKLVRGAYMEKERKRAEEEAYPSPIQPNKAAADQDYDTAIRFCLDRLNDLGLFIGTHNEDSCMLAAQLLHEKGIAHNHPGVSFSQLYGMSDNITFNLAHAGYNVSKYLPYGPVKDVVPYLIRRAQENTSIAGAMGRELGLIRSEMKRRKI